The Corynebacterium tuberculostearicum genome window below encodes:
- the rpsE gene encoding 30S ribosomal protein S5, whose amino-acid sequence MSDREQRDGGRSAENNKNNRGGNGRRNDRRNQQDNERDKYIERVVTINRVSKTVKGGRNMSFTALVVVGDGQGQVGVGYGKAKEVPAAIQKGAEEARKNFFRVPMIAGTITHPVEGRDAAGIVMMKPAAPGTGVIAGGAARPVLECAGVQDILSKSLGSDNALNVVRATVDGLKQLVRPEEVAARRGKSIEEVTPARMLRKRAGQEA is encoded by the coding sequence ATGTCGGACCGTGAACAGCGTGACGGCGGACGCTCCGCCGAGAACAACAAGAACAACCGCGGTGGCAACGGCCGCCGCAACGATCGTCGTAATCAGCAGGACAACGAGCGCGATAAGTACATCGAGCGCGTTGTGACCATCAACCGCGTCTCCAAGACCGTTAAGGGTGGCCGCAACATGTCCTTCACCGCCCTCGTCGTCGTCGGTGATGGCCAGGGTCAGGTTGGCGTTGGCTACGGCAAGGCTAAGGAAGTCCCGGCCGCAATCCAGAAGGGCGCTGAAGAGGCTCGCAAGAACTTCTTCCGCGTTCCGATGATTGCCGGCACCATCACCCACCCGGTTGAGGGTCGCGACGCAGCTGGCATCGTCATGATGAAGCCTGCCGCACCTGGTACCGGTGTTATCGCTGGTGGTGCTGCTCGTCCAGTGCTCGAATGCGCTGGCGTGCAGGACATTCTGTCGAAGTCCCTGGGCTCCGACAACGCACTCAACGTCGTCCGCGCTACCGTGGACGGCCTCAAGCAGCTGGTCCGCCCTGAAGAGGTTGCCGCACGTCGTGGCAAGTCCATCGAAGAGGTCACCCCGGCCCGTATGCTGCGCAAGCGCGCAGGTCAGGAGGCATAA
- the rplO gene encoding 50S ribosomal protein L15 — translation MADIIKLHDLRPTAGANKPKTRVGRGEASKGKTAGRGTKGTGARKQVSAAFEGGQMPIHMRLPKLKGFKNPNHVEYQVVNVADLAEKFADGGDITVADIAAAGLVRANKPVKVLGNGDINVKLNVTADKFSKSAVEKIEAAGGSANTK, via the coding sequence ATGGCTGATATCATCAAGCTGCACGACCTGCGCCCAACCGCAGGAGCAAACAAGCCTAAGACCCGCGTCGGCCGCGGTGAGGCATCCAAGGGTAAGACCGCTGGTCGCGGTACCAAGGGCACCGGTGCTCGTAAGCAGGTTTCCGCTGCTTTCGAGGGTGGCCAGATGCCGATCCACATGCGTCTGCCTAAGTTGAAGGGCTTTAAGAACCCGAACCATGTTGAGTACCAGGTAGTTAACGTTGCTGACCTGGCCGAGAAGTTCGCAGATGGCGGCGACATCACCGTTGCTGACATCGCAGCTGCCGGCCTGGTCCGCGCTAACAAGCCGGTCAAGGTTCTGGGCAACGGCGACATCAACGTTAAGTTGAACGTCACCGCTGACAAGTTCTCCAAGTCTGCTGTAGAGAAGATCGAGGCTGCTGGCGGTTCCGCCAACACCAAGTAA
- a CDS encoding IS3 family transposase (programmed frameshift) gives MFIVSQQRKKYTPEYRREAANLVIESERPIAHVAKEIGVSAGLLGRWVKLERERRGASDGMSEADLRAENARLRRELAEAKMDNEFLFKSDSLLRREATRAEKFELMQQEKANYSIKRMARLLKVSRSGYYKWADTQQKRLSGENDRAAFYDGVDRKIHQIWKDSDEVYGAPRITAELTERYQITLNRKTVAKRMRMMGIEGISPRAFVPVTTIQSKRKSALPDLVKRMFDTGELNRVWMSDITYLRTSEGWLYLCAVRDGHSRRVLGWAMDSVQDTCLVERALRMAHTLRGDVPNGLVFHADRGTQFTSEKLWEVCHNLGIAQSVGRTGVCFDNAMAESFWSTLKTEFYDRKRWPTRDAARKAVAYWMEVVYNRRRRHSALGMVSPVDFENHIGLTTSRKEIAA, from the exons ATGTTCATTGTGAGTCAACAGCGCAAGAAGTACACGCCGGAGTACCGGCGTGAAGCCGCGAACCTTGTAATCGAGTCAGAGCGCCCGATCGCTCATGTGGCTAAGGAGATTGGCGTCTCCGCCGGGCTTTTAGGCCGGTGGGTCAAACTCGAGCGTGAACGCCGAGGGGCCTCGGATGGGATGAGTGAGGCTGATCTTCGTGCTGAGAATGCTCGTCTGCGCCGTGAGTTGGCGGAAGCCAAGATGGATAATGAGTTCTTGT TCAAAAGCGACAGCCTTCTTCGCCGCGAAGCAACGCGAGCAGAAAAGTTCGAATTGATGCAGCAGGAGAAGGCAAACTACAGCATCAAACGCATGGCACGGCTATTAAAAGTGTCTCGGTCTGGATACTACAAATGGGCTGATACGCAGCAGAAGCGACTATCTGGCGAAAATGATCGTGCTGCATTTTACGATGGCGTTGACCGAAAGATTCATCAGATTTGGAAAGACTCCGATGAGGTTTATGGTGCTCCGCGGATCACCGCAGAACTTACCGAGCGCTACCAGATCACCCTGAATCGCAAGACTGTGGCTAAGCGGATGCGCATGATGGGCATTGAAGGGATTTCACCGCGTGCCTTTGTCCCGGTGACAACGATTCAATCCAAGCGTAAGTCAGCTCTTCCTGACCTGGTCAAGCGCATGTTTGATACTGGTGAGCTCAACCGAGTGTGGATGTCGGATATTACCTACCTACGCACCAGCGAGGGATGGTTGTACTTGTGTGCGGTCCGCGACGGCCATTCCCGCAGGGTGCTGGGATGGGCAATGGATAGCGTTCAAGATACATGCCTGGTCGAACGGGCCCTGCGGATGGCACATACACTGCGCGGTGACGTTCCTAATGGGCTGGTGTTCCACGCTGACCGCGGAACGCAATTTACCAGCGAGAAGCTCTGGGAAGTCTGCCATAACCTGGGCATTGCTCAGTCTGTGGGGCGTACTGGTGTGTGCTTTGATAACGCGATGGCTGAGTCGTTCTGGTCGACGCTTAAAACCGAGTTCTACGACCGTAAGCGTTGGCCTACCCGCGATGCTGCGCGCAAGGCCGTTGCCTACTGGATGGAAGTCGTTTACAACCGTCGGCGCCGGCACTCTGCACTAGGGATGGTCAGCCCCGTCGACTTCGAAAACCACATTGGTCTAACCACCAGTAGAAAAGAAATAGCTGCCTAA
- the rpmD gene encoding 50S ribosomal protein L30 yields MALKITQVKGLVGTKPNHRKNIEALGLKRIGQSVVKQDTPVVRGMVHKVRHLVTVEEVAGE; encoded by the coding sequence ATGGCTCTGAAGATTACACAGGTAAAGGGCCTGGTGGGCACCAAGCCGAACCACCGCAAGAACATTGAGGCTCTCGGCCTCAAGCGCATCGGTCAGTCCGTAGTTAAGCAGGACACCCCGGTCGTTCGCGGTATGGTTCACAAGGTTCGCCACCTGGTCACCGTCGAAGAAGTGGCAGGGGAGTAA
- the rplF gene encoding 50S ribosomal protein L6, translating into MSRVGLAPIAVPNGVEIKINGQDVEVKGPKGTQSVNVPEPIAINLEDGVLSVSRPDDHRKHRALHGLSRSLLNNAVVGVTEGYTIKMEIFGVGYRVQQKGKDLEFSLGYSHPILIEAPEGITFAVDGATKLSITGIDKQLVGQIAANIRRLRKDDPYKGKGIRYEGEQIRRKVGKTGK; encoded by the coding sequence ATGTCTCGAGTCGGTCTAGCACCAATCGCCGTACCGAACGGCGTCGAAATCAAGATCAACGGCCAAGACGTTGAGGTGAAGGGCCCTAAGGGCACCCAGAGCGTTAACGTTCCAGAGCCTATCGCCATCAACCTGGAAGACGGCGTCCTGTCCGTCTCCCGCCCTGATGACCACCGCAAGCACCGTGCTCTGCACGGTCTGTCCCGCTCCCTGCTGAACAACGCCGTTGTTGGCGTGACCGAGGGCTACACCATCAAGATGGAAATCTTCGGTGTCGGCTACCGTGTTCAGCAGAAGGGTAAGGACCTGGAATTTAGCCTGGGCTACTCCCACCCGATCCTCATTGAGGCTCCGGAGGGAATTACCTTCGCAGTGGACGGCGCAACCAAGCTGTCCATTACCGGTATTGACAAGCAACTAGTCGGACAGATCGCCGCTAATATCCGTCGTCTGCGTAAGGACGATCCTTACAAGGGCAAGGGTATTCGCTACGAGGGCGAGCAGATCCGTCGCAAGGTCGGAAAGACGGGTAAGTAA
- the rplR gene encoding 50S ribosomal protein L18, with protein sequence MANTENTKRTPVGKDISSRRREARARRHFRIRKTLRGTPEAPRLVLHRSSRHMHVQVIDDLAGHTLVSASSMEADVRALEGDKKAKAAKVGELVAERAKAAGIEHVVFDRAGYKYHGRVAALADAAREGGLKF encoded by the coding sequence ATGGCAAACACTGAAAACACCAAGCGCACTCCAGTCGGCAAGGACATTTCCTCTCGTCGTCGCGAAGCACGCGCACGCCGTCACTTCCGTATCCGTAAGACCCTGCGTGGCACCCCTGAGGCACCGCGTCTGGTTCTTCACCGCTCCTCCCGTCACATGCACGTGCAGGTCATCGATGACCTGGCAGGCCACACCCTGGTCTCCGCATCCTCCATGGAGGCGGACGTTCGTGCACTCGAGGGCGATAAGAAGGCCAAGGCTGCCAAGGTAGGCGAGCTGGTTGCCGAGCGCGCTAAGGCCGCTGGCATCGAGCACGTCGTATTTGACCGCGCAGGCTACAAGTACCACGGCCGCGTCGCTGCGCTGGCTGACGCCGCACGTGAAGGTGGTCTGAAGTTCTAA
- a CDS encoding IS30 family transposase, whose protein sequence is MHLTAAYAVATEAGCHIRLSQYARKVRQTQLRVEYLRLRLASLPGGDAGTAVGIDRRLRLDFEKGLTKSQGRREEFIPVGEDASTYNRLMKALRQRHDVIESGRLAPPALPSGVDPYKRISNRYICFEERVIIADLLREDVPLREIGRRLGRSASSIQREVRRNHSAEGPYRAETAQLKACARRLRPKIPKLLANKRLWDYVCAQLRAQWSPEEISNRLPIDYPTDKDMRISHETIYDAFYLQAKGRLKDLGLDLPTGRKKRKKRQTRSSTPAQQRFVDDMILIDDRPDEVSERILPGHWEGDLILGKNNQSAVITLVERVSRFVVLGHLPGRHTSKEVFTALHKAVTGIDKAIWSSITWDQGSEMAGHKAFTMATDIPIYFCHPGSPWERGSNENTNGRLRRNLPKNSDLSIYSAEDLEMIANIHNHKPRKALNWRTPAEVMTNAL, encoded by the coding sequence ATGCATCTTACCGCTGCGTATGCCGTAGCTACGGAAGCTGGGTGCCATATCCGGTTAAGTCAGTATGCTCGGAAAGTCCGCCAGACGCAGTTAAGAGTGGAATACCTGCGCCTTCGGCTGGCGAGCCTGCCTGGTGGTGATGCTGGCACGGCAGTAGGAATTGATCGTCGACTGCGTTTAGATTTCGAAAAAGGACTCACCAAATCCCAGGGTCGACGAGAAGAGTTCATACCCGTCGGCGAAGACGCCAGCACGTATAACAGACTTATGAAAGCGCTGCGCCAACGCCATGATGTCATCGAATCCGGAAGGCTTGCCCCTCCCGCCTTACCTAGCGGGGTAGATCCGTATAAACGCATCAGCAATCGCTACATTTGCTTCGAAGAACGCGTCATCATCGCCGATCTTCTCCGCGAAGATGTGCCACTGCGTGAGATTGGGCGCCGTTTAGGGCGAAGTGCATCGTCAATTCAGCGTGAAGTACGCAGAAACCACAGTGCGGAAGGCCCGTATCGTGCAGAAACAGCCCAGTTAAAGGCCTGTGCGCGGAGGTTGCGGCCGAAAATACCGAAACTACTAGCCAACAAAAGACTATGGGACTATGTATGCGCACAATTGCGGGCACAATGGTCACCTGAGGAGATTTCTAATCGCCTGCCCATCGACTACCCCACTGATAAGGACATGCGCATTAGTCACGAAACGATTTATGACGCCTTTTACCTGCAGGCCAAAGGAAGACTCAAAGACCTTGGCCTGGACTTGCCGACCGGTAGAAAGAAACGCAAGAAACGCCAAACCCGCTCCAGCACACCTGCCCAGCAACGCTTCGTCGACGACATGATCCTCATAGACGACCGGCCAGATGAGGTAAGTGAACGTATTTTGCCAGGCCACTGGGAAGGCGACCTCATCCTCGGTAAAAACAACCAATCAGCGGTAATCACGCTAGTAGAACGCGTCAGCCGATTTGTTGTCCTTGGCCACTTACCGGGAAGGCATACCAGCAAAGAAGTATTCACAGCCCTGCACAAGGCAGTTACAGGAATCGATAAAGCTATCTGGTCATCAATTACCTGGGACCAAGGAAGCGAAATGGCTGGTCATAAAGCTTTTACCATGGCCACTGACATTCCCATCTACTTCTGCCATCCAGGATCACCATGGGAACGCGGCAGCAACGAAAACACCAACGGCAGGCTCAGAAGAAACCTTCCCAAAAACAGCGACCTGTCCATCTACAGCGCCGAGGACCTAGAAATGATCGCCAACATTCACAACCACAAACCACGCAAAGCACTCAACTGGCGCACCCCAGCCGAAGTCATGACCAACGCCCTCTGA